The Acidimicrobiia bacterium genome includes the window TGTAACCGTGCCCGCGGTGCGTCGGCAGGACGTACACGGCCTTGATCTCGGCGGTGTCGGCATCGGAGCGGCAGATGCCACCGCAGGCGACGTCGTCGGCGCCGACGCGGAGGACGAAGAACGCCCCGTTCGGGGCCGTAAATGCCGCGGGATCGCGAATCGACGCGGGTGCGGGCTCGGGCTGCCCGTAGCGCGCGCCGAGCTCCGCCCACTGCGCGCGGACGAGGAGCGCGGCGGTCGCGTCGTCGGACGCGCACTCGCGCAGCACGACCGCGGGAGGGTCGCCGTCGGTGCGCTCGCCACTCGCGTCGCGCGCGGAGCCGGCGCGCAGATGGGTCGCGATGAAGATCGCGCAGCCGTCGCCGTCCGGATCGCGCGGCAGGCGCGCGTACTCGTCGAGGATGCGCGCGATGCGCTTCTCGAGCTCGATGCGATTCGGGCGCGTGAGCGTCATCGCGAGGCGGCTCGTGCGCAGGTCGGCGTTCGGCTCGGAGTCGCGCAGCTCCGCGAGGAACGCCTCGAACGAAGCCTGCGACACGTTCACGCCCGCGGCGGCGTCGTCGACCGCGAGCGTCCACGAGCGACCGGTCGAGCGGTACGGCTTCTCCGTCGTGCCCCGCGGCCCGCGGCGTTCGGCCGCGGGTTCGATGAAGCCGGTCCGCAGCAGCGTGCGGACGTGGTGGAGGACCGTCGCGGGGTTCTCGCCGAGGCTCCGGGCGAGCTCGCGGTTCGTGAGCTCCCGGTCGAACAGCAGGCGGATGATCCGCAGCCGCAGGGGGTGGGCGAGGGCCCGGGTCTCCGCGACCGTGGCCCGGGGACGCTCGTCGGGCTCCCGTGCGGTCGGCATGACGCGCGATTCTAGGCCCACTGGTTGACAACTCTCAATCGATTGGGAAGACTCAACCGATGACCGTGCCGCCGCTGACGGATCCGGAGCGCTCCGAGCGGCCGCCGCTCGGTCCGCGCCGACGCTTCCGGCCCGGGGCCCGATCCCTGCTCCGCAACCGGGACTTCGTGCGCCTCTGGACCGCCGAGACCGTGAGCCAGGTCGGGAGCCAGGTGACGCTGCTCGCGATCCCGCTGCTCGCGATCACCACGCTCAAGGCGACGACGTTCCAGGTCGGTGCGCTGAACGCCGTCGAGTTCGCGCCGTTCCTGATCGTCGGCCTGCCCGCGGGGGTCATCGTCGACCGCCGGCGCCGGCGGCCCGTGCTGATGTTCGGCGACCTCGGTCGCGCGATCGCGCTGTTCTCGATCCCGCTGGCGTGGTGGCTCGGTTGGCTCACGCTCGGCCAGCTCTTCGTCGTCGTGTTCACGACCGGCGTGCTCACCGTCTTCTTCGACGTCGCCTACCAGTCGTACCTGCCGGCGCTGGTCGATTCCGACCAGCTCGGCGAGGGCAACGCCAAGCTCCAGATGAGCGACTCCGGCGCGCAGGTCGTCGGCCCCGGCCTCGCGGGCTCGCTCGTGCAGATCGTCGGCGCGCCCACGTCGGTGCTGGTCGACGCGATCAGCTTCCTGCTCTCGGCCGGCAGCGTGTCGCGCATCCAACGCGCGGAGCCGCCGGTCGACGCGCCACCGAAGCACGAGCAGCCGTCGATGCGCAGCCAGATCGGCGAAGGACTGCGCTACCTGCTCGGGCATCCCGTGTTGAAGTGCGTCGCCGGCTGCACCGCGACGTCGAACTACTTCAGCTCGATGACGCAGGCGGTGTTGCTCGTGTACTTCGTGCGCGTGCTGCACTACAGCGCGGGCGTGATCGGTCTCGTGCTCATGCTCGCCAGCATCGGGTTCTTCGTCGGTGCGGCCGTGGAGTCGCGGGTCGAGCGTGTGCTGAAGCTCGGGCGCACCATCTGGTTGTCGATCGTCGTGAGCGAGGCCGGCGCGTTCTTCGTCGCGTTCTCACCGCGCCACCATGCGTTCGGTTGGATCATCGCGGGCTTGTTGCTCACGTCGCTCGGCAGCCCGATCTACAACATCGCCCAGGTGAGCTACCGGCAGGCGATCACGCCGAACAACATGCTCGGACGGATGAACGCGTCGATGCGCTTCATGGTGTGGGGCACGATGCCGCTCGGCTCGCTCACCGGTGGTCTGCTCGGCACGCTCTTCGGCTTGAAGACGACGCTGATCATCGGCGCGTTCGGCGGTGTGCTCGCCGTGTTCTTCGTGCTCACCAAGGCGGTGCGCGAGCTCGTGACGGTCGCGTAACCGTCGCGCGCGTTCGCGCTTGTGTCGCACCGGTTGCGGGTAGGCGGTCCCGAACGCGAGCAAGGAGCACGACGTGGACGAGTTGTCCGGTGCGCAGGTGGCATTCCTCGTGGCGAACGAGGGAGTGGAGCAGATCGAGCTGACCGAGCCGTGGAAGGCGGTCGAGGCGGCGGGTGGACTCCCGAGGCTGATCGCGCCGAAGGCGGGGTCGGTGCAGGCGTTCCACCACCTCGACCGGGGCGACACGTTCCAGGTCGATCTCGCCGTCGGTGCGGCCTCGGCCGGCGACTACATCGGGCTCGTGCTGCCCGGCGGTGTCGCGAACCCCGACCAGCTGCGCACGATCCCCGACGCGGTCGCGTTCGCCAAGGCGTTCGTCGAGGCGGGCAAGCCCGTCGCCGTGATCTGTCACGGACCGTGGACGCTCGTCGAAGCGGGTGTCGTGCGCAACCGCACGCTCACGAGCTGGCCGAGCCTGAAGACCGACATCGAGAACGCCGGTGGTCATTGGGTCGATCGTGAGGTCGAGGTCTGCAAGGGCGACGAGAACGTCATCGTCTCGAGTCGCAAGCCCGACGACCTGCCCGCGTTCTGCGCGCAGCTCGTGCAGACGTTCGCGCAGAGCCTCGAGACGACGTCATGATCTCCGGTCGCGCTCACTGCGCGCTTCGCTCGCCACTTTGGAGGTCATGCTGATGCCGACTCTCGACGACGAAGGGATGCCGGATCTCGACCCGCCCGCGCCGGGCAAGGAGGAGACCGGTGATCCGCAGGAGGGGCTCCCGCCGCCGGGCGACAAGGCGCGCGGGTCGGTCGACTGGGGCGTGACCGCGGAGGAGCAACTCGAGGGCGAGCCGATCCAGGTGCGCGTCGAGCGCGAGCTCCCGGAAGTCGACACGACCGATCCCGTCGACGAGATCGCGAAGGACCTGCATCTCGATCGCGATCCGCTGGACGACTTCTGATGACGGCGAGCAGCGAGCGAAGCGAGCGCGCGACCATGCCCGCTCCCATCCCGCGTCGTGTCGCGCGAGC containing:
- a CDS encoding GNAT family N-acetyltransferase, yielding MPTAREPDERPRATVAETRALAHPLRLRIIRLLFDRELTNRELARSLGENPATVLHHVRTLLRTGFIEPAAERRGPRGTTEKPYRSTGRSWTLAVDDAAAGVNVSQASFEAFLAELRDSEPNADLRTSRLAMTLTRPNRIELEKRIARILDEYARLPRDPDGDGCAIFIATHLRAGSARDASGERTDGDPPAVVLRECASDDATAALLVRAQWAELGARYGQPEPAPASIRDPAAFTAPNGAFFVLRVGADDVACGGICRSDADTAEIKAVYVLPTHRGHGYSHLVLQALEDRAVALGYCGVRLETGDAQPEAIALYERRGYEHIECFGQYAELPRSVCFARRFEAAVLEDDPYGRARCARGS
- a CDS encoding MFS transporter, producing MTVPPLTDPERSERPPLGPRRRFRPGARSLLRNRDFVRLWTAETVSQVGSQVTLLAIPLLAITTLKATTFQVGALNAVEFAPFLIVGLPAGVIVDRRRRRPVLMFGDLGRAIALFSIPLAWWLGWLTLGQLFVVVFTTGVLTVFFDVAYQSYLPALVDSDQLGEGNAKLQMSDSGAQVVGPGLAGSLVQIVGAPTSVLVDAISFLLSAGSVSRIQRAEPPVDAPPKHEQPSMRSQIGEGLRYLLGHPVLKCVAGCTATSNYFSSMTQAVLLVYFVRVLHYSAGVIGLVLMLASIGFFVGAAVESRVERVLKLGRTIWLSIVVSEAGAFFVAFSPRHHAFGWIIAGLLLTSLGSPIYNIAQVSYRQAITPNNMLGRMNASMRFMVWGTMPLGSLTGGLLGTLFGLKTTLIIGAFGGVLAVFFVLTKAVRELVTVA
- a CDS encoding type 1 glutamine amidotransferase domain-containing protein, which gives rise to MDELSGAQVAFLVANEGVEQIELTEPWKAVEAAGGLPRLIAPKAGSVQAFHHLDRGDTFQVDLAVGAASAGDYIGLVLPGGVANPDQLRTIPDAVAFAKAFVEAGKPVAVICHGPWTLVEAGVVRNRTLTSWPSLKTDIENAGGHWVDREVEVCKGDENVIVSSRKPDDLPAFCAQLVQTFAQSLETTS